TTTGATCGGGATTGCAGAAATATTTATGTGAATCCAGCTATTGAAAAGTTAAGTGGTATTCCTCCAGAGGATTTTATTGGAAAAACATTTGTACAACTTGGTTTATCAAATAATTTAGTTAAACTATGTGAAGAGGCTATTTATAATGTTTTTGAAGCCAAGACCAATCGTCGTGTTGAATTAAAACTTCCTAATAACAAGCAGATTGATGCGTTATTAGTGCCTGAATTTGATGAGAAAGGCTATGTAAAGGTTGTTATAGTTTATGCACAAGATATCACTGATTATAAGCATATAGAAGAGAGATTGAAGGAAAGTGAGGATAAATATCATGGATTTGTCAATAGTTGCGTTGACGCTGTGATATCTGTTGATATGCAGATGAGGATCATTATGTGGAATCCTGCAGCAGAGAAATTATTTGGTTATAATGAAAAGGAGATATTGGGAAAAAGTTTAATGAAGATTGTTCCAAAAAGATACAGGAAAAGAAAAGAAAAAGGATTTGATGAATATAAGAAAACCCATTCAGGCGCTTTTATAGGAAAAACTGGAGAACTCAAAGGATTAAGAAAAGACGGAACCGAAATTCCTATAGAACTTTCTGTTTTGTCAACAAGAGTAAGAGATAAAGAAATTACTATGGCGATTATTAGGGATATCACTGAACGTAAAATGATGGAAGAATCACTGCGGAATAGTGAAGAATATCAAAGAACCATTTTTTCTTCTATCCATACGGGTATTATCGTGGTTGATGAAAGGACTCATGAAATAATTGATGTGAATCGAATTGCTGCTGACACTATAGGTGTTTCAAAAGAGAAAATTATTGGGAATATATGTCATAAATATGTATGTCCTGCAGATGAAGGTAAATGCCCTATCAGCGACCTTGATCAGGTTGTAGATAATTCTGAGCGTGTTTTATTGAATGTTAATGGCAAAGAGATACCCATATTAAAAACTGTTGTTCCAATAAAGTTAAATGGACGTGAGTGCATTCTTGAAAGTTTTATTGACATCACTGAGCGTAAAAAGATGGAAATGGCATTGTCATGGGAAATGGCAATTAATAATGCTTTGGCTAAATTATCAAAAAAACTCCTCTCTCAAGCCTCAATTGAGGATATCACATATCTTGTTTTAAAATATGCCAAGGATCTAACCCAAAGCAAAGATGGTTTTGTTGGATATATTGATCCAGAAACAGGTTATTTAATAGTTCCTAACCCAACACGAAATTTCAGGGAAAAACGTAAGATTAAAGACAAGAACATAATTTTTAAGACATTTCGAGGATTGTGGGGTTGGGTGTTGAATAATAAAGAGTCAATTCTCACAAATGATCCAGCATGGGATCCAAGATCAACTGGAACTCCTGAAAGTCATATTGCAATCAATAGTTTTGTATCTGCTCCCGCAATGATAGAGGATAAATTAGTAGGGCAAGTTGCTTTGGCTAACTCAGATCATGATTATACTAAAGAAGATCTAAAACTGATAGAACGTTTAGCAGATATCTATGCTATTGCTATTAACCGTCAGTTATTAGAGGAAAAAATTCATAAGAGTGAAGAAAAACACAGGAAAATTGTTGAAAAATTTTTAGAAACTGTATCCGAGAATAAGTGAGATCAAAAATCTAAGAGCATGTGTATAATATTAATATTTTTAAGTGTCAGTGTATGTTATAGTAGATGTTTCTAATTTTGCTTTCTTTGTTCTTAGTCTATCATTTACTTGCGGAGACTCGTACTGCAAAACATGTATTGAGTTAAAAAAATAAATATTTAGAAATAAATGAAAAAATAGAATTAATTGAAATATAAACTGTTTCTAGGGAACTTTTAATTAAAGTCCTATAATATAATAGATTAAATTATTTTCCAAGATTTGCAATTTCCCCAGCAAATGCTCCGAGCACTTTTTTGGATAATCCCTCAACAAACTTGAGAGAACCAGCACATTCGTGTCCACCACCATCTATTCCTGCTTCTGGGATTTCATCTACA
The Methanobacterium sp. genome window above contains:
- a CDS encoding PAS domain S-box protein, producing the protein MQYQKKKKTQNKNESEEIYKFPIGKSKVPINIFSEDMKILDVNKGLIQISGYSKKELTSMKLKDIYPESAEILIEGIKKKVDNKEFPIFKVNLHNKKGKIIPVEIVVTEHKNLYGPGTVFQGTVRDSNAFMHMNNNLADIEKSFRTLAEATFNIIMIFDRDCRNIYVNPAIEKLSGIPPEDFIGKTFVQLGLSNNLVKLCEEAIYNVFEAKTNRRVELKLPNNKQIDALLVPEFDEKGYVKVVIVYAQDITDYKHIEERLKESEDKYHGFVNSCVDAVISVDMQMRIIMWNPAAEKLFGYNEKEILGKSLMKIVPKRYRKRKEKGFDEYKKTHSGAFIGKTGELKGLRKDGTEIPIELSVLSTRVRDKEITMAIIRDITERKMMEESLRNSEEYQRTIFSSIHTGIIVVDERTHEIIDVNRIAADTIGVSKEKIIGNICHKYVCPADEGKCPISDLDQVVDNSERVLLNVNGKEIPILKTVVPIKLNGRECILESFIDITERKKMEMALSWEMAINNALAKLSKKLLSQASIEDITYLVLKYAKDLTQSKDGFVGYIDPETGYLIVPNPTRNFREKRKIKDKNIIFKTFRGLWGWVLNNKESILTNDPAWDPRSTGTPESHIAINSFVSAPAMIEDKLVGQVALANSDHDYTKEDLKLIERLADIYAIAINRQLLEEKIHKSEEKHRKIVEKFLETVSENK